AGCTAGACCCTTGTGTATGATACTGAGCTCTTGGATAGGCTGTGCAGTGTTAATGTCTGTTCTAGTCCTGCCATTCTCACGTCCAGTTGCTCCTTCGCTACAttgtcctccttcctctttttgaCTGTGTTGTAAATCGCTGTGTGCAGCTTTGTAggttgtttctgttcctttagcAGGCCTTACGGTAGGCCCACGGTTGTAGGCTTGATGTGATCTGTCCCACTCTAATCCAGTGCGTTGGACTAAGGTCATCTCAGTTAAAAGAGATGTGATTTGCATGATGCTTCTGTAAGAGAGCCTGGAACCTGCTCCGTGGCTACCGCTGCATCTCTGCTGAGCAGATGTCTACAGTATCGTCTTGGGGCAGGCACCTTGAATGCCACACTTGGTACATATATTCAGTACATGGTCTGTTACTCTCTAGGTTCCTCTGTGCATGTGATGCCTAAGGAAATATAGGCCTGGGTCATCCCCCTGGGTCAAAGCTGTCCTCACCTCTACCCAGAGGAATGTCCTTGTTTTCATTCCACTTCCTTCTGTGTCTGTTATACCATAACCTGGATTGCAACAACCTGCTCTCCAGTGTTTAGCCTAGTGGCTCTCTTGTTCCCTGAACACTCTGTCTGCCAGCTGGTGGTTTCCACGCCCCTTCTGTGAGCCTGCTCCTTAGGAAACGCAGAACTCTGCACCCGGGTGGAGGGAGGAGTTTCGTCTCCCCTTCTGACCTGGGTGCCACTAGGTGGGGCCCTTGATCCAGCTTGGGGAGCACTGCCTGGCCCAGGCTGAGCCCTGGGTTCCTGAATGTGTTCATCCAGCCCTAGAATCTTCAACTCCTGagaaacaggagcagcagcttgTGGACAGACGCGTCCTGCAGGGCCGTCTACTGCACGGTGCTCCCTATGGTATGGGAAAGTCCTGCTGGTGTCCGAGCTGCtcgtaggaaggcaggaatagagCTGAAAACACGGGTTCCTTGGGGCTAAAGCAGCTGGAGCCAGAGCTCGGGAGGGTTGCTGTTGACAGGACCCAATGTGGTGCAGCATGAGGGGTACCTCCTCACCACAGCCAGAAGAAATTAAATACCCAGGTGCCCTGTGCCAGCAGTTCGGTGGAAAGAAGGAGCATCCAAGACAGTTGTGCTGATAGGGAGCATGGGCCCTTCCACAGAGGGAAGGGTTTGTTGTCTGTGATCCTCACCCCTCAGTCTCAGTgcagtgtttttctgctttgctctccAGCAGAAGTGGCAACATGCCATCAGAGCTTGAATTCAGATTCTTGAGGCATTTCAGCTTATGTGCAGTTACTGTTAAACCTTTTGAGAGGAGAATAAAGGCACAGCAGTTGTGTGCAGGCACAAATGCTGCCAGAAACACAGCCAGCCTGAATAAGGTTCAAGCAGTTTCCAGCATTCTGCTTTAAACAAGCTGACCATATGAAATGTGATAATGGGAGTGGGAGATTTCCAGAGTCTGAGATCTGGCTTGGGGTGTTAAGACATGCCAATGTCAGGACTGCTGGTGAAGGGTACTTGGTACTGTAGTCTTGACCCACCTGCTTTGCAGTCGCAGACTCTTGAGTTTCCCTCGTCTGCAGGGTGTCTGTCATGAGTTTTGTTTTCTATAAATTTCAGAGACTATTTTTGCCATGTCCACCTTTCTGTGTGAGCAAAGGACAGCAAACTCCTCCCTTCCCTGTTCTGTTTGGGAGAGGTGGGCAATTTACCAAGTATAAGAAGTATGGATGGGCAGTACCTAAAAGCAACCATGTAGCCAAAATAAACATCAGTAGGATGTGAATTCTCCATGTTAGGTGTGAGACAGAGTCACGGGTTAATCAAACTGGTGGCATGAGGTGTGGGAAGGGGTATGTGTGCCAAACACATAAACAAGTTATGCTGCTGTTAGTGAgacatgtcattttaaaaattctaggTTAGCTCTAAGCTGCTTCAGGCCTCATCTTTTAGAGAAGGTGTGCAAGCAGTTCAGTGGTACGTGTGGCCCTTAACGATCCCTGATCACTTTTCATCAGTAAGGTGTTGATTCAGGTTTCCTGGCTCAGCAAGCTCAATGAATTACTGTGCTTCCTGAAATCTCTACTGCAAGATAGAGATGTATTTAGGGTTGTTCTGTTTGTTGTGAAACAGAACTCCCACAGAATGCAGGCTGATTCTTATGTTGCTTGTAATATGCTTTAAAAGTCTTCAGTTTTAGAAGTACAACAGAAGTAGCTGGTATTAAATAATATGTGGTATTAGACATGATGTCTGTGGCACTTATTCTGTAACGgggcagaagcagcacagaaagagcTTCATTTGTGTCAGCTATATCCTGAAGACCTGGGGTGTATGCTGTGGGTGTGTTTGTCATAGGGATGTCATTATagattaggttttgttttttttttttcttgtgttcctAACACCAGACAGGCACAGAAATAACAATGTTCCCATACTTTATTTTCAGACATCTTGCCGGCAAGTTGTTCGGTTGAGTCATGATTTGTGGGGCAGTAAGGCCTATGGAGTTTATCCAGTTCTCTTAAACCACTGTCATGCTGCTCAGAAAAAGATCTTCTCTAATTGCAGCCTGTGCCTTGACTTTTAGGGACTTATGATGTAAAACCAAAAGGCAAAGTTTATCAGTCAAAACTAAATGATCTGTTCTTTTGTACTTTAAGGAAATGTGAATGTGGACATTGTACATGCAGTCTCAGAGGTTCTTGCAGCAGTCTCGGCTCAGCTATGTAGGTATATGTTGCAGCAGAATGCTTGTTAAATTTCTGGGAGGCAGGAAGCATGCCCTGGCTCTGCTCCTAACTTGCTTGTGTGGGGCGACAGcactccctctcttctctttacTGTTTGTAAAATGGGATATCATGTTCCAGACTTGCACCAAAAGGGAATTTTGCTCTCCAGCTTAACCCCAAGTGACCTTGGAAGCCATACTGACCTCACAAACTGAGAGACTGACTTGAAAGTCAAAACTTCCTTGCTTAATTTGGGGCGACTTGGACATCTTACTCTGCCATTAAAGGCTGGTTGGAAGTTGATGAGAGGGACGTACCTCTGAAACCTGTAGCTGTTGCATCCCTCATAGCCAAGGCTCTTTTCTCATGCCCTGTCTCTTCCCATTGCTTATCTCTGTGTCACCAAGAGAGAGCCTTTTCTGGCACAGTGGCCATGTAACTTGACTGTTATGGTTCATATGGGCCTTGCTGGTGTGACTGCCAGTGAGGCAGGAATGGTGCTTGCTGGCATGAAGTGAACATGCATGCATTTCTCTTGTCTTCACAGCTGCAGCCTAGGCTAAAGAAGTCTGAGGGCTGCCAGTGGTGGTGAGAATAATGGACTGTGTCCTATAGCAACATGGCCTTCTGCCTACCAGTGTGGTATCTGGTAAGTGCTGCAGGAGGacagtgaggagaggctgagtcCAGGGCAAGATCAGCTGCAGAGGAAGAACTCGAGGCAGCACCCAGGGAGGAGGGCCTATCTCCCACCAGAAAACtctgggaggaagaagggaaggctagggtgaggtgaggtgaggctggcagcagGAGTGGAAATGTTGGGTTGACTCTCCAGCCCTGGTTCTCTTGCATTCCTTATGCTTCTCAGCACCAGCTCAAGGACAGGCAGGGATTGTAGCTAAAGCTGTGCATCTTGTCTTCCCCAAGCATCTATGCTGTGGTGGAACAGAGCACTGAGTCTGGCtgtcaccttctgcccagcccttTCAAGAGTGCTGTGAAACCGGTAAGGAGCCCACCTGTGACAGTGGCTGAAAGCAGTTTTCACAACCTTTGACTAGTAGGAATCCCAGAGGTGTCAGCTCAGCCTGGGGAGCAGGGTAGACTGGCAGCATCTTCCTGCTTGAATGCCAAAGGCAGAGCATAAGGTTGGGGTGTTTTTGTCCTGGTCCTTGAGAGAACTTCTCAGAAGCTGCACCTCAGTTTATCTTTGAATCTGAGGTAGAGACAAAAGCTGCTTGATCTTGTCTCAGCGGAGCGTTGGGGGGACTAATTGGTTAATAGCTATTCAGAGGTGCAAACTAAGAGCTAATTGTTCACTGTGCAGTGGGGCCTGAATCTCATCCCAAACTACATCTCTCCATGCCTGCCAAAGTTTTTCTACTACTACACAGAAGGATGTGTTTTCAGCAAAGGCTTCCAtgtggaagatttaaaaaaaaaaaaaaaaaaaaaaaaaaaaaaagctaagcaaCTCTTAACTGGCTTGAAATCATGCTGCCAGGGAGAATATTTACAAGGAAGTAGACTGATAAACAAGGAAACTCGGTGAGTTGCAGAGGTGAAATTCTACAGTGTGGCAGCAGTTCTCAGCTTGTAAGAGCTTCACAATGGTCCCAGCCACCTCAGGTTGACTACATGATCGTCGTTTTTACAGGCAGCCTCAGGAAATTGGGTTGGACTGAAAAAGTAACAGAATGATGTGAAATTTGTCTGAGTCACTGACTCTGCATCACCGCTAGTTCTTTCAGGGAACTGCTCTTGGAGGAAGACAGAGCAGACTGCAGCTGAGAGTGGAGATCTGCCCTTTCTGGTCACCACAAATTTCAGATCTCCTCCCCTAACCTCTCCCAGTCTTTTGTACTTTCTGCACTAATCTATCCAGTGCAGCATAAACTGACAGAGGCAGCAGCTAGAAACTCCACTCTGGAAGCTCTCTTAAAAACCTCAGGATCCACAGCAGACATGAACGTGAAAACCGTGCTCATCCTCCTCGTTCTGGCTTTGGCCACGATATTCGCGTTGGTCTGCGTGCTGCTGACCAGGGGAAGGGCTCCCAGCAcctgccagccccagcacccgGAGCAGGAGGACACCGATGATGGGCAGAGCCTGGTTTTTGCTGATCTGACCCCAGAAGAAATGGTCCAAGTGGTGCGGTACCTGCAGGAAAACCTCGGGGTGCCGCTGGTTGATGCCTCGCGTGCTTTTCCCTCCGACAACTGCATCTTCTCAGTGGACGTGCAGGTCCCCGCCAAGGCGGAGGTGCTGCGGTTCCTGGATGGCGGGGGGGCTCGCCCTGCGCGGGAGGCGCTGGCTGTCCTGTACTTTGGCAACCAGCCGGACCCCAACATCACGGAGTACGTGGTGGGGCCGCTGCCAACACCGGCGTACCACCGGGACGTCACTGTGCAGAAGTATGGGGGGAGAGTGCCATACCACCGCAGGCCAACGTTGGCTGTTGAATACAAACAGATTGCAGGGTTTTTAAGGAGTCAAGTGTTCTCCACAGCTCCATCTTTCATGCATCAAGTAATTGAATATAATGAAACCAGTTTAGCAGCCATGACAACGGCTCCCCGTGGTTTCCAGTCTGGAGATCGGGCCACCTGGTTTGTTCTGTTTCAGAATGTGAGCGGGTTCTTCCTGcaccctgtggggctggaggtgctggtggacCACAGCAGCCTGGACATCTCCCAGTGGGTGGTGAGCAGAGTCTTCTACAACGGGCAGTACTACAGGGACATGGTGCAGCTGGAGAGCGCCTACGTGCAGGGTCGCATCAGTGTGGAGAAGGTGAAGAAAGCCCCACGGGACGGGGACTTCTCATCCATGAAGCCGCGAGCCCCTCCTGCCGCGATGTTCCCTTTGCAGTATGAGCCCCAGGGTCCCCGCTACAGCGTCAGGAACAACCATGTTGTCttccaggcctggagctttgccTTTGGGATGAGTGTGAACACGGGCATGCGCCTGTTTGACGTCAGATATCAGGGGGAGAGGGTTGTCTATGAGATCAGCGTTCAAGAGGCCTTGTCAGTGTATGGCTCCAACTGTCCTGGAGGGATGTCAACAAGGTACATGGATGGGAGTTTTGGCATTGGGCGCTTCACCTCTCCTTTAGTGCGTGGTGTTGACTGCCCCTATTCAGCAACTTACATGGATGTGTACTACCTTGCTCAGTCGCAGGTCTCCAGAACTACTAAAAACGCCCTCTGCGTTTTTGAGCATAACCTGGGCTCCCCTCTGAGGCGCCACTACTCCAACTTGCAGTCCTTCTACTATGGGGGACTAGTCAACTCTGCTCTGATTGTTCGATCCATTGCAACTCTGGGCAACTACGACTATGTGTGGGACTTCATCTTCTACCAGAATGGGGCCATTGAAGCCAAAGTCCAGGCCACGGGGTACGTGAGCTCGTCCTTCCTCCACGGGGATGGTCTGAGATACGGCAATAGGGTTTGGGAGCACACGCTGGGCACGATACACACCCATTCCATCAACTATAAAGTGGACTTGGATGTGGGAGGTAGGTCTGGGTCTTGACTTCTTTAATACCTGACATTATATTGATAAGCCACAGAGCTTGGGCAGGGCCAGATTGGCCTCCTAGTCTGTAGAGCTCCTCATAATTGTCATCAGAAGcctgctttttccctcttctcaccTCCTTTTTCACTCCAAAATTACTTTTCTACATATAAAATAGTCCATCAAAGGCACCACGTTGAAGGCAGTGGATATTGTCTGGGAGGTCTGTGCTCAGCCCAGGGAAAGTATGAAAGGTAGCAGCTGAAATACATTTGTGTTTCCTTGAGGCCTCACAGCTGGCACTGTGTGTGTTGCCAGAAGCATGGCCAGGCAGACAGGGCAGAGACAGCCCTGTCTGCAGGACTGGATGAGTGAGCCTGCCCTTGTTAGGTCTGTGCTTGTCCTGGCACTCTCTCCTTGTAAGCTGGGAAAGTGCCTTCCTGTGTCTCAGCTGCCCAGTGTAAAGCAGGGCAGCTGAACTTGTGTGCTCCAGGGCTGAACTTGTGCAGTTCTATTCGCGGTTCTCTTTTGTGGAAACACTTGTAACTTGGATCCTGAGACTCGGCGTGCAAAGCTGCTGCAGTGAGCCAGTGAATTTCCCCTGCTGCTAAACGCGGTCATGTTTTCTGGCAGCGGATCCCTGCAGAAGTTATTTCGGTCTGCGAGGaccagctctctgctgcaccaTCTGGTGGACTAAACAATTAAGCGCTGACATCGACTGCTGCTCGCCTTCATCGACTGAGAAGGCTCAAGGATGTTTGGGATGAAATAACTGGTTTTGCTTCCCATTTGAAAGCTAGTCTGGTAACTGCTAGGGCAGTGGTGATGCTGAGGACATAGATTGGCAGTGTTAGATGTCTGTTATCAAAACCTGCAGATGtcaaaagtaggaaaaaatgcTGAACATCTGCACAGGACCAGAGAGACCACTGGTAGGTAGTGGGCATCAGCCCAAGAGGAAATGCCAGCCTAGTAATGCACATTGCTGGATTTGTGCAGAGCTATCGGAAATCTAAATATATTTAGCAGCAGTTAACTCCAGTGCAAGTATTTGATCTAGGCACATGTTCTTTATGTGAGGTGCTGTTTgtactgagctgctgctgctgtcgttATGGTTAGAAGCAGGACTGAGAATGGTTCCCCTCTTGTAAGCAGGGCTTGAAAACATGCTAGATCATAGTTCCTGCCTGGTGGCAAGGCCCTCTTCTGTGACTGCTGTGCCCCTTGGTTTCCTGTTTTGTTCACAGACCCTGAGCCCTGGCTACAGCGAAGTACTCTTGGGATGAGTTGTGTAAAATTCTGAATGTGAGCCACTTCTCAAGGGAATGAGAATGCTTGTCCTAAGCACAGAGACCAGTGGCAATACAGGATGCTTGAAGAGGAGCCCTAAAGAACGCACAAGTTAAGtgaggcaggaaaaacaaaactgcagcacAACAAAAATCCATCATTTTCCCTTACAGGTTTTGTTTGTCCTGAGCTGAGGCTGGTATGGGACCTTCAGGGAAAATGGGCAAGTATTCCCTGGATGGAA
The sequence above is a segment of the Struthio camelus isolate bStrCam1 chromosome 25, bStrCam1.hap1, whole genome shotgun sequence genome. Coding sequences within it:
- the LOC104152650 gene encoding amine oxidase [copper-containing] 3-like isoform X5, whose amino-acid sequence is MNVKTVLILLVLALATIFALVCVLLTRGRAPSTCQPQHPEQEDTDDGQSLVFADLTPEEMVQVVRYLQENLGVPLVDASRAFPSDNCIFSVDVQVPAKAEVLRFLDGGGARPAREALAVLYFGNQPDPNITEYVVGPLPTPAYHRDVTVQKYGGRVPYHRRPTLAVEYKQIAGFLRSQVFSTAPSFMHQVIEYNETSLAAMTTAPRGFQSGDRATWFVLFQNVSGFFLHPVGLEVLVDHSSLDISQWVVSRVFYNGQYYRDMVQLESAYVQGRISVEKVKKAPRDGDFSSMKPRAPPAAMFPLQYEPQGPRYSVRNNHVVFQAWSFAFGMSVNTGMRLFDVRYQGERVVYEISVQEALSVYGSNCPGGMSTRYMDGSFGIGRFTSPLVRGVDCPYSATYMDVYYLAQSQVSRTTKNALCVFEHNLGSPLRRHYSNLQSFYYGGLVNSALIVRSIATLGNYDYVWDFIFYQNGAIEAKVQATGYVSSSFLHGDGLRYGNRVWEHTLGTIHTHSINYKVDLDVGDPEPWLQRSTLGMSCVKF
- the LOC104152650 gene encoding amine oxidase [copper-containing] 3-like isoform X4, coding for MNVKTVLILLVLALATIFALVCVLLTRGRAPSTCQPQHPEQEDTDDGQSLVFADLTPEEMVQVVRYLQENLGVPLVDASRAFPSDNCIFSVDVQVPAKAEVLRFLDGGGARPAREALAVLYFGNQPDPNITEYVVGPLPTPAYHRDVTVQKYGGRVPYHRRPTLAVEYKQIAGFLRSQVFSTAPSFMHQVIEYNETSLAAMTTAPRGFQSGDRATWFVLFQNVSGFFLHPVGLEVLVDHSSLDISQWVVSRVFYNGQYYRDMVQLESAYVQGRISVEKVKKAPRDGDFSSMKPRAPPAAMFPLQYEPQGPRYSVRNNHVVFQAWSFAFGMSVNTGMRLFDVRYQGERVVYEISVQEALSVYGSNCPGGMSTRYMDGSFGIGRFTSPLVRGVDCPYSATYMDVYYLAQSQVSRTTKNALCVFEHNLGSPLRRHYSNLQSFYYGGLVNSALIVRSIATLGNYDYVWDFIFYQNGAIEAKVQATGYVSSSFLHGDGLRYGNRVWEHTLGTIHTHSINYKVDLDVGGFVCPELRLVWDLQGKWASIPWMEV
- the LOC104152650 gene encoding amine oxidase [copper-containing] 3-like isoform X2 — encoded protein: MNVKTVLILLVLALATIFALVCVLLTRGRAPSTCQPQHPEQEDTDDGQSLVFADLTPEEMVQVVRYLQENLGVPLVDASRAFPSDNCIFSVDVQVPAKAEVLRFLDGGGARPAREALAVLYFGNQPDPNITEYVVGPLPTPAYHRDVTVQKYGGRVPYHRRPTLAVEYKQIAGFLRSQVFSTAPSFMHQVIEYNETSLAAMTTAPRGFQSGDRATWFVLFQNVSGFFLHPVGLEVLVDHSSLDISQWVVSRVFYNGQYYRDMVQLESAYVQGRISVEKAWSFAFGMSVNTGMRLFDVRYQGERVVYEISVQEALSVYGSNCPGGMSTRYMDGSFGIGRFTSPLVRGVDCPYSATYMDVYYLAQSQVSRTTKNALCVFEHNLGSPLRRHYSNLQSFYYGGLVNSALIVRSIATLGNYDYVWDFIFYQNGAIEAKVQATGYVSSSFLHGDGLRYGNRVWEHTLGTIHTHSINYKVDLDVGGFVCPELRLVWDLQGKWATFSCLGQQSPAPASLPAARARTGAARPLPLRVGKTWRQQRTATVRTDRTEGSFGRS
- the LOC104152650 gene encoding amine oxidase [copper-containing] 3-like isoform X3; translated protein: MNVKTVLILLVLALATIFALVCVLLTRGRAPSTCQPQHPEQEDTDDGQSLVFADLTPEEMVQVVRYLQENLGVPLVDASRAFPSDNCIFSVDVQVPAKAEVLRFLDGGGARPAREALAVLYFGNQPDPNITEYVVGPLPTPAYHRDVTVQKYGGRVPYHRRPTLAVEYKQIAGFLRSQVFSTAPSFMHQVIEYNETSLAAMTTAPRGFQSGDRATWFVLFQNVSGFFLHPVGLEVLVDHSSLDISQWVVSRVFYNGQYYRDMVQLESAYVQGRISVEKVKKAPRDGDFSSMKPRAPPAAMFPLQYEPQGPRYSVRNNHVVFQAWSFAFGMSVNTGMRLFDVRYQGERVVYEISVQEALSVYGSNCPGGMSTRYMDGSFGIGRFTSPLVRGVDCPYSATYMDVYYLAQSQVSRTTKNALCVFEHNLGSPLRRHYSNLQSFYYGGLVNSALIVRSIATLGNYDYVWDFIFYQNGAIEAKVQATGYVSSSFLHGDGLRYGNRVWEHTLGTIHTHSINYKVDLDVGVLFAVLFCGNTCNLDPETRRAKLLQ
- the LOC104152650 gene encoding amine oxidase [copper-containing] 3-like isoform X1 — translated: MNVKTVLILLVLALATIFALVCVLLTRGRAPSTCQPQHPEQEDTDDGQSLVFADLTPEEMVQVVRYLQENLGVPLVDASRAFPSDNCIFSVDVQVPAKAEVLRFLDGGGARPAREALAVLYFGNQPDPNITEYVVGPLPTPAYHRDVTVQKYGGRVPYHRRPTLAVEYKQIAGFLRSQVFSTAPSFMHQVIEYNETSLAAMTTAPRGFQSGDRATWFVLFQNVSGFFLHPVGLEVLVDHSSLDISQWVVSRVFYNGQYYRDMVQLESAYVQGRISVEKVKKAPRDGDFSSMKPRAPPAAMFPLQYEPQGPRYSVRNNHVVFQAWSFAFGMSVNTGMRLFDVRYQGERVVYEISVQEALSVYGSNCPGGMSTRYMDGSFGIGRFTSPLVRGVDCPYSATYMDVYYLAQSQVSRTTKNALCVFEHNLGSPLRRHYSNLQSFYYGGLVNSALIVRSIATLGNYDYVWDFIFYQNGAIEAKVQATGYVSSSFLHGDGLRYGNRVWEHTLGTIHTHSINYKVDLDVGGFVCPELRLVWDLQGKWATFSCLGQQSPAPASLPAARARTGAARPLPLRVGKTWRQQRTATVRTDRTEGSFGRS